In Shewanella sp. GD04112, the sequence ATACACGGTCGATGCGAGTGACATCGCCGCGGTAGTCGCTGATCAGTTGGTAGGCGGTTGTCATTAAGGTAATCAGAGAGCTGAACAGCACGATAGACAAGGTAAGATGCCTGCCTATCGGGCTTTTAATAAATTGACTAAAGAATGTCAGCATCTAAATAGTCTTTATCTGATAGCGAGTTGGATGCTTATAAGCATAGACTCAAGCATCTAGATTGTGCATTTTATCCCCATGAAATATCCCGCAATTTTGACTGATACAGTGGCATCAAACTTGCTTGATGCCGTCTAAGTTCAATTTTTTGTCGCTGGGATAACATTATGATTAAACTCAAACTGGATTCAGTGAAATTGTTTAGCCCTAAAAAGATGATGTTTCGAGTCATGTTATGGCTAATGGTCAGCTGCGCTGTGTTATTGGCGATCCCATCGAATGTGCTCGCCTTGTTGGCACTGGATAAATTCGTCCCCGAGCATGCCCATTTCGTTGGCCTAGGACTGATCATTTCAATTGCTTATTTCTTAACGCAGTTATTAAACCTTGGCTTAGATGAGTCGATTCGTCATTTAAGTGATAAACGCGTGACGGAAACGATTGAGGCTAAGGTCAATCTGATGGACCGTGCCGAGCGAGCCCTCTTGCGGGAGTTCTTTTTACAGGGCGCCACCATTTTGACATTGCCGCAAAATGAACCCGCAGTAAAAAGCTTACTGAATGCCTGCATCCTCGAATGTTTAGGCAATGAGCGCCATTATGCGATCCAAGGTCCTACGGCGGATTATAAAATTTCGATGAAGGCACGCATGTATCTGAATCGTGGCGTACTGCGTTTACCTGCAGGAGAGCTGAGCCAGGAAGAAATGCAGCACTTGATTAAAGCGCGTCCGCAGTTCTTAAATGGGGTAGTGCAAAGCCGTAAACACGCCGCTTAATGCGGGTTGTGCTCTAAAGCAGAAATCACAGGCACAAAAAATGGGGGTTAGATTAACCCCCATAACAACGTGCAATTTTTACAATGAACAGAATAACAATTTGGAAGCAAAAACTACGATTGTTGCGCGGACTTCACAATGAACATCCAAGTGATATAAGAAATTATCCCTATAGTGCTAAAGATAACGATCATTGAGAGTAAACCAATTGGGTTACCGAACATTAAATCTAACCAAAATGCCATGATTGAAATCCTCTTTCCTGTGAAGTCCCCCTTACACTAGCGCCCTTAGCGGTTGTAAATACTGATCTCGATCAATAAAAAATCGACATCTTAAAACAATGTTGTAACTACAGATTAACCCTGTGATCTGGCTCAAATTTAGCGCTTGGTAAAATACAGCTAAAGTCATTCCTTCGGGCTTTGTTTCTTGTTTCATTCGCGACTAGTCTTAAGAGTATCGAGTACGAAAAAATCATTAAATGATACAAAGATCTGTTGGTTACCAACGAGTTTGTTCTCGCAAGCAAAATAGCATTTTTGAAGGAGACAAGAATGGCTGGCATCAGTGTCCAAAAAGGCAGCATGGGCTACGGTATTATCTTTGCGCCCATGGTCTTACTCTTATACCCACTCTATTGTTTAGCAACCAGCGCCCACTGGATTGCGGCGCTGTGTTTAATTGCCCTTGCCGTGATTCTCTTTTTAAACATTAACAAGCTGATCCGAAACTTAAGGCACTTAGAGCGTGCGGCCCATCATTTGGGGGGATGGGGATTTAAGTTATCAGCTCGATGAGAAAGATGCGGGTGTGTTTATCACGGTTGTCCACAGTATCAACCGCATGGGTGAGGATGTTAGTCGCACTATTCTCTCCCTCGTCGATACGAGTGAGTGGATGAAGAAAGTCGCGACCGATATTAAAGCGATCAGCGAACAGGCAAAACAGGGCGTGCTCGAACAGGAGCGTCAAACCGAGTTAGCGGCAACGGCTATGACGCAGATGGTCTCCACCGTACAAGAAGTCTCACAAAATGCCGCCAGTACGGCGCGGGCGGCGGATATTGCCCAAGGCTCAGCGAAACACGGTGATGAGTTAATTGGTACTATCGTTAATAAAATCAGCGATATGAAATCGCAAATTCACCAAACTAAAGGCGTTATCGAACACCTTGCCGCCGATACCAATAGCATTAGCAGTATCATTGAAACCATTTCTCAAGTCGCGGAGCAAACAAACCTATTAGCACTCAATGCGGCTATTGAGAGTGCGCGGGCCGGTGAACATGGTCGCGGCTTTGCGGTTGTCGCAGATGAAGTACGTAACTTAGCTAAACGTACCTCAGAGGCTACCGCTGAAATTCAACAGCAGATTACCACGTTGCAAAAGGGCGCACAGCAGAGCGTAGAAGTGATGCTTAAGAATGTCACCATCGCCGACGAAACCGCCGTGATGGTGGAGCAAGCCCATCAAGCCCTCGGCGACATAGTGACTCAGGTTGAAAGCATTACCGATATGTCCCACCAAATTGCAACGGCTTCGGAAGAGCAACATGCAGTTGCCGAAGAAATTAACAAAAATATCAGCGTGATGGCCGATCTTGCCCTAAAAAATGCGCGCCATACCAACCACACCAACTTATCCAGTCTTAAGGTGTATAACATGTCGCAGGAAATTGGCTCCCTGCTGCATCGATTCCATGTCGATGCCAAAATGTTTAATTCCAGCCAAGCCCAAAGTAAGTTATTCGTGAAATGGGGGCCTGAGCTTGATATTGGCATGCCAGAGATTAACCGTCAGCACCAACGCTTAGTCTCATTAATCAATGAATTACACCGGACGTTAAGTGAGGCATATGGGCTTGAGGCGATTAAGCGTATCGTCCAAGGGCTGGTGGATTACACCGCGAACCATTTCTCCTATGAAGAAGAATTGTTTGCACGTTTTGGCTATCCCCAAACCGTGGCCCACAAGGAAAAGCATGCTCAGTTGGTGGGTCAAGTGCTTGATTTTCAAAAGAGGGTAGCTAGAGGTGAAGATGTAGCCGATGAACTCATGGCATTTTTAAAAGCTTGGCTCGTCAATCATATTCAAAAGAGCGATAAGGAATACACCCAATTTTTACTCGCCCATGGCGCCGAATAACCTGCCTTGGTTTATCAGAGTTGGATTTTTGAGCGGTTAAAACTAATTTGCCACCCAGCCTCTGAAAAGGGCTTGCCATTGTCAAAGGCAAAGGTATAATTCCCAGCACTTAGAGCCAGCTGCTTGTTTTTGTTAGCTCTAATTTTGATAATGCCAGAGTGGTGAAATCGGTAGACACAGCGGATTCAAAATCCGCCGCCCTTAAAAGCGTGACGGTTCGAGTCCGTCCTCTGGTACCATCCCTTCCAAAGGGACACAAACCGACCTAGAGTCGTTTTTTTTGTGTCTAAAATCTGCTCCAAATATTCAACTCAGTGGGATTCGGCAATATCCATTTGCGTCATTGTCACGCCTTTGATTTGGGCATAGATATTTTTGCCGGGAGTTAGTTGTAACTCATCTCGAGCCCATGGGGTGATGTTGGCCCAGAGTTCGTCTTTACCTAGGGCAATTTTAAGTTGAATTTGCTCGCCATTATCGCTGGGGTAGAGCTCTTTTATGTTTCCTTTGAGTAAGTTACGAATACTCGAGCCTTTAGGTTCCTCTGTGCAAACGGAAACATGGTTCGCTTGAATGCGCACCTTTAACTGCTTATGGGTGGGGGGCAATTGGCCGCTGACCCAGAGCTGATTGCCATCGTCCATCAACAGCCTTGTCATTGGATAATCAGGATGTCTTTCGGCGATTCTGGCACTCAGCAATGAACTCAGTTCCTGCAATGGCACCCAGGGACGCATTTGTTCACTATTCCATACCTGTGTTAGCGGTCCCTGGGCGATCATTTTTCCTTGATGCAACACCAACATATGGTCGGCGAGTTGTAGGATTTCATCCAAGCTGTGGCTCACATAGACGATCGGCAGCTTTAATTCCTGCGCTAGGGTTTGTAGGTAAGGCAACAATTCGCGTTTTCGTGGTAAATCGAGGGAGGCTAAGGGCTCATCCATCAGCAGCATTTGTGGTGAGGTGAGTAGGGCACGGCCAATGGCAACCCGTTGTTTTTCGCCGCCGGAGAGCGTGCTGGGATAGCGGTTTAAGAGCTTTTCTATGCCCAGTAGCGAGACCACTTTATCAAACAATTCAGGCGTTTTATGACGCATCCCATAGGTGAGATTGCCCTTCACACTGTAATGGGGAAATAACCTCGCTTCTTGAAATACATAGCCAATTCGGCGTTTTTCAGGGGGCAGATTAACGGTTTTATGCTTGAACAATAGTGTGTCGCCAAGGCTAATCTCGCCTTTATCCGGTGTGGTTAATCCGCCGAGTAAATTCACTAAGGAGGTTTTGCCCGCTCCCGAGCGGCCGAATACGGCGGTGACGCCCTGTAATGGTAATTGGGTGTTCACCTTGAGTTGTAGTTGGCCGAGTTGTTTTTCAATATTGATGTTTAACATACACTTGCCGTTCTTTTGAGGGCCTTTTTAGTGAGCCATTGGGAGGCGAGTAAGGAGGCCAGCGCTATCACTATCGAGATGATACACAGGCGCATAGCCTGATATTCCGCTCCCGGTGTTTCGATAAAGGAATACATGGCCAGCGGAATGGTGCGAGTTTCGCCGGGAATATTGGAGACGAAGGTGATGGTCGAGCCAAATTCCCCAAGGCTGCGGGCAAAGGCGATGATCATTCCTGAGACTATGCCGGGCGAGGTGAGTGGCAGGGTGATGGTTAGGAATACCCGCCAGCGGCTGCTTCCTAAGGTGCGCGCCGCCTGTTCGAGGCGAATATCCACGGTTTCGAAGGATTGACGTATGGCTCTGACCATTAAAGGAAAGGAGACGACTGCGGCGGCGAGTGCCGCGCCGCGCCAGCTAAAGCTAAAACTTAACCCAAACCAGTTGTATAGCCACTGCCCGATGACGCCCTGGCGCCCCATGCTGATGAGTAGTAGGTAACCCACCACCACCGGCGGCAACACCAATGGGAGATGCAAGAGACTGTCAAAGATAGCCTTACCGGGGAACTCCACGCGTGCCAGCAACCAAGCGCATAAAATGCCTAAGGGTAAGCTGGCAAGCACGGCAACCGCCGAGACTTTGAGGCTCAGCAGCAGCGCGGCGGTTTCGTATTCGCTGAGGAGTGGCCCGTCAAACAGCGAGCCACTTACTAAAACATCACTCAGCACTAGTTCACTCCAAAGCCATATTTTTCAAATACTGCTTTTGCACTTGAGCTTTGAAGGTATTGATTAAAGTCTTTAGCGCTGGCGGTGGATTCCTGCTTAGTCAAGGCGCTGGGATATTCAATCGGGCTATAGCTGGTCGCGGGGAAGGTCGCCACAATTTTAATCTTTTGCGCGACTTTGGCATCGGTCGAGTAAACGATACCGAGCGGGGCTTCGCCCTGTTCCACTAATGCTAGAGCGGCGCGGACATTGTTTGCTCTCGCTAGGAGTGGTTCTGCGGTTTTCCAAAGATTCAGGTTTTCAAGCGCTTGCTTGGCGTATTGTCCAGCTGGGACATGGTCAGGGTCGCCCACCGCTAAACGGCTGCCATTGACTGCGGCCTTAATATCCCAATCGCTGTTCAGTGTCACTTGGTTTACCGGGCTGTTCTTTTCGGCAATCAGCACTAAGGTATTTTTTAACAGGGTAATACGGCTATCGGCATTGACCGCCTTGGCCTCGACGAGGTAATCCATCCATTTTTGGTTGGCGGAGATAAACAGATCGGCGGGCGCACCATTAGCGATTTGTTTAGCGAGCGTTGAGGAGGAGGCGAAGGAGAAAATCACTTTCGTTTGATGTTCCTTTTCGTACTGCTGGCCAATCTCATTAAGCGCATTCGTGAGGGATGCGGCGGCAAAAACCGTCACTTGTTCTTGGTCTGCGGCAAAGCTGATGCTGCAACTGAGGGCTAAGCCAACGACTGAGGCTGTGGTAAAGCGTAAAAAGTGTTTGAGCGAGCTCATGGTGTTCCTCCGTGATAAAAAGTGATCGTTATATACCAATCTATATATCGATTATTCAAGTCCCGATGCGTAAATTAGTGATCTCGGCTCGGTTTATTGGCGAAAACGCTAATACCTCAGCGGAGAATTCCGACCGTACGTATTGGTATCTCAAGATTGATCGGGGACAATAGCATTCACTTAAGCTAAGGCGCGCAGGAACATGGACTTACACGCACTACTGACATTGTCATTGGGGGACAAACCCTTCGCCAATCCTCGGCGGATAGCTTTGCTGCGCCAAGTGGCTAATACTGGGTCTATCAGCCAGGGCGCAAAGTTGGCGGGGATCAGCTATAAGGCCGCCTGGGATGCGATAAATGAGATGAACACGACTATGCCCGAGCCTGTCGTCAGCAGCGAAAAAGGCGGTAAGGGCGGTGGTGGTGCCAAACTGACCGAGTTTGGTGAGCGTTTACTTAAGGTGTATTCCATCACCTCGCAGGTGCAGGAAATGGCGCTGTCAGCGTTGCTGGATGATTCGGTCGATATGCACAGTCTGTTGGATGTGATGGCGCATTTCTCCCTTAAAACCAGTGCTCGCAACCAATTAACGGGGCGTATCCACGGCATTGAGTCACTCGGTTTGAATGACAGCCTGAAGGTGACATTGGCGGGGGGGCAACAGATCCAAATCTCAGTGACCCATGCTAGTTTTGAGCGTCTGCAGTTAGCCTTGGACCAATCGATTCTATTGTTGTTTAAGGCGCCAGCGGTGACGGCCAGTCGTGATGCTTGCCAGAGCGCGGGGCAAAACTGCGTCAGTGGGCACTTACTGAGTGTGACCGAACTGGCCGATAAGGCTGAGTTAGCGATAGAGATTGGCGCTAAAGAGATTATCTATTCGGTGATGCCATTGGCCGACATCCAAACGCTCAAAGTTGGTGAGCCTTGTTTTGCCTGTTTTGATGCCACACAAGTGATTGTTGCCAGTATGAATTAAGGCTCGCAGCGAGGATGCTAGGCATCCCGTGGTAAGCCTTTTTGAATGACCCTAACCAGTCGCTCCGTTTTACGGTTATTGGCTTGTGAGCCGCCCGCATGTTGCCTCGCTAGGGCCCAGTCGATATGTTCTTTCACCATTTCATCG encodes:
- a CDS encoding superinfection exclusion B family protein — encoded protein: MIKLKLDSVKLFSPKKMMFRVMLWLMVSCAVLLAIPSNVLALLALDKFVPEHAHFVGLGLIISIAYFLTQLLNLGLDESIRHLSDKRVTETIEAKVNLMDRAERALLREFFLQGATILTLPQNEPAVKSLLNACILECLGNERHYAIQGPTADYKISMKARMYLNRGVLRLPAGELSQEEMQHLIKARPQFLNGVVQSRKHAA
- a CDS encoding DUF3149 domain-containing protein, whose translation is MAFWLDLMFGNPIGLLSMIVIFSTIGIISYITWMFIVKSAQQS
- the modC gene encoding molybdenum ABC transporter ATP-binding protein ModC, which encodes MLNINIEKQLGQLQLKVNTQLPLQGVTAVFGRSGAGKTSLVNLLGGLTTPDKGEISLGDTLLFKHKTVNLPPEKRRIGYVFQEARLFPHYSVKGNLTYGMRHKTPELFDKVVSLLGIEKLLNRYPSTLSGGEKQRVAIGRALLTSPQMLLMDEPLASLDLPRKRELLPYLQTLAQELKLPIVYVSHSLDEILQLADHMLVLHQGKMIAQGPLTQVWNSEQMRPWVPLQELSSLLSARIAERHPDYPMTRLLMDDGNQLWVSGQLPPTHKQLKVRIQANHVSVCTEEPKGSSIRNLLKGNIKELYPSDNGEQIQLKIALGKDELWANITPWARDELQLTPGKNIYAQIKGVTMTQMDIAESH
- the modB gene encoding molybdate ABC transporter permease subunit, yielding MLSDVLVSGSLFDGPLLSEYETAALLLSLKVSAVAVLASLPLGILCAWLLARVEFPGKAIFDSLLHLPLVLPPVVVGYLLLISMGRQGVIGQWLYNWFGLSFSFSWRGAALAAAVVSFPLMVRAIRQSFETVDIRLEQAARTLGSSRWRVFLTITLPLTSPGIVSGMIIAFARSLGEFGSTITFVSNIPGETRTIPLAMYSFIETPGAEYQAMRLCIISIVIALASLLASQWLTKKALKRTASVC
- the modA gene encoding molybdate ABC transporter substrate-binding protein, giving the protein MSSLKHFLRFTTASVVGLALSCSISFAADQEQVTVFAAASLTNALNEIGQQYEKEHQTKVIFSFASSSTLAKQIANGAPADLFISANQKWMDYLVEAKAVNADSRITLLKNTLVLIAEKNSPVNQVTLNSDWDIKAAVNGSRLAVGDPDHVPAGQYAKQALENLNLWKTAEPLLARANNVRAALALVEQGEAPLGIVYSTDAKVAQKIKIVATFPATSYSPIEYPSALTKQESTASAKDFNQYLQSSSAKAVFEKYGFGVN
- a CDS encoding TOBE domain-containing protein → MDLHALLTLSLGDKPFANPRRIALLRQVANTGSISQGAKLAGISYKAAWDAINEMNTTMPEPVVSSEKGGKGGGGAKLTEFGERLLKVYSITSQVQEMALSALLDDSVDMHSLLDVMAHFSLKTSARNQLTGRIHGIESLGLNDSLKVTLAGGQQIQISVTHASFERLQLALDQSILLLFKAPAVTASRDACQSAGQNCVSGHLLSVTELADKAELAIEIGAKEIIYSVMPLADIQTLKVGEPCFACFDATQVIVASMN